A section of the Harmonia axyridis chromosome 2, icHarAxyr1.1, whole genome shotgun sequence genome encodes:
- the LOC123672266 gene encoding uncharacterized protein LOC123672266, producing the protein MKTKNMATTDEDCIICVDVMSIKTHLLPLNKMIEFHQCKGTGLYAPANCVLVIIARGIRHNWKQPVAYFFVHNSCDVQDLHYVITTSIRRHVGLNVLALVSDQGPNFYKFCNELGVNMDKPYFFIDESKIYYIFDTPHLLKSTRNNLFKYDFKLGKNVIKKQYIEDLFNFDVGKTIRLVPRVSDIHINPSPLHKMKVSLAAQILSHSVACAMEALVTFNLFWSDARQTAEFIGDMDKLFNILNSSNFKSTKILNTPYQGSEEQENHLLKSLSIFENLKVFEGNKEITNNVKFLKGWRQTIRAVLMLWDDLRPRVKFMRTRFMNLEASEIFFENIGSRGRYVRKPTPIQFKRLYKKIFCHQFFKHVDSGT; encoded by the coding sequence aTGAAAACAAAGAATATGGCCACTACTGATGAAGATTGTATTATCTGTGTGGATGTAATGTCAATAAAAACGCACCTTCTCCCGTTGAATAAGATGATTGAGTTCCACCAGTGCAAGGGAACTGGGTTATATGCACCTGCAAATTGTGTATTGGTGATAATTGCTAGGGGAATTCGACATAACTGGAAGCAGCCAGTGGCATATTTCTTTGTACATAATTCCTGTGATGTACAAGATTTACACTACGTTATAACCACATCCATAAGGAGACATGTAGGATTGAATGTTTTAGCATTGGTTAGTGACCAAGGCCCCAACTTCTACAAATTTTGTAATGAGCTTGGAGTTAATATGGATAagccatatttttttattgatgaaagcaaaatttattatatatttgatACCCCACACTTATTGAAGAGCACcagaaataatttattcaaatatgatttcaaaTTGGGGAAAAATGTAATCAAAAAACAATATATTGAAGACTTGTTTAATTTTGATGTGGGTAAAACGATTCGTCTCGTTCCTCGAGTATCAGATATCCATATAAATCCAAGCCCCCTTCATAAAATGAAAGTGTCTCTAGCTGCTCAGATATTGAGCCATTCTGTAGCTTGTGCTATGGAAGCATTAGTTACCTTTAATTTATTTTGGTCTGATGCTAGGCAAACAGCAGAATTTATTGGGGATATGGATAAATTATTTAACATATTGAATTCCTCCAATTTCAAATCAACTAAGATTTTGAATACGCCCTATCAAGGTAGTGAAGAGCAGGAAAACCATCTGTTGAAATCATTGAGCATTTTTGAAAACCTTAAAGTGTTCGAGGGCAATAAAGAAATCACAAATAATGTCAAATTCTTGAAAGGTTGGAGACAAACCATCAGAGCTGTGCTGATGCTTTGGGACGATTTACGTCCTAGAGTTAAGTTTATGCGTACCAGATTCATGAACCTAGAGgcctcagaaattttttttgaaaatattgggaGTCGGGGACGTTATGTAAGAAAGCCTACACCAATTCAATTTAAAAGgctttacaaaaaaattttttgtcatcAATTTTTCAAGCATGTTGACAGTGGTACCTGA
- the LOC123673380 gene encoding zinc finger MYM-type protein 1-like encodes MKKEEGLIPNVEVRQNTALQQQIIENRNPVLPIIETVIFCGRQGIPLRGHRDHGKLNLEICPVENEGNFRARLRFRANSGDEALKKHLEKGSKNALYLSPKTQNEIILALNDIMLKKLIEMVNSAKSSTVLADGTTDISTQEQASIGVRYLYNNDIKEDFLQFVPVSDLTGKNLATVILKSLREFGIDTKYLRGQGYDGAAAIRGKFNRAQAYVMEEHPTAIYVHCISHSLNLAISVHVQFLRSEIAVGLQQNYVCFLTPQKEWRLLQQQLINCSLKPNLLV; translated from the exons ATGAAGAAAGAAGA GGGTTTGATACCGAATGTCGAGGTGCGACAAAACACAGCTCTGCAGcaacaaattattgaaaataggaACCCAGTCCTACCAAtaattgaaacagtaattttttgtgGTCGGCAGGGTATACCACTTCGAGGCCATCGAGACCACGGGAAGCTTAATTTGGAAATTTGTCCTGTTGAAAATGAGGGAAACTTCAGAGCTCGTCTGAGATTCAGAGCCAATTCTGGAGATGAGGCTCTGAAAAAACATTTAGAAAAAGGTTCGAAAAATGCACTTTACCTCTCACCAAAaacacaaaatgaaattattttggcTCTTAACGATataatgttgaagaaattgatTGAGATGGTCAATTCCGCGAAATCTTCTACTGTTCTTGCTGATGGAACGACAGACATCTCAACACAAGAACAAGCATCAATCGGCGTTAGATACCTATACAACAATGATATTAAAGAAGATTTCCTTCAGTTTGTACCTGTTTCTGATTTAACTGGTAAAAACCTTGCGACAgtcattttgaaatcattacgCGAGTTTGGAATTGATACAAAGTATTTGAGGGGGCAAGGATATGATGGGGCCGCTGCAATACGTGGAAAATTCAACAGAGCACAGGCATATGTAATGGAAGAGCATCCGACTGCAATATATGTCCATTGTATATCCCATAGCTTAAACCTTGCTATAAGTGTTCATGTTCAATTTCTGAGATCAGAAATAGCTGTGGGACTGCAACAAAACTATGTGTGTTTTTTAACACCCCAAAAAGAATGGAGGTTATTACAACAGCAATTGATAAACTGTTCCCTGAAGCCAAATCTACTCGTCTAA